The Oryza glaberrima chromosome 9, OglaRS2, whole genome shotgun sequence genome includes a window with the following:
- the LOC127783648 gene encoding uncharacterized protein LOC127783648, with amino-acid sequence MAGDGLPRIAVVGAGIFARTQYIPRLREIAHLVLLKTIWSRTKESAEAAAELARDFAPEIQPRWGDAGLEEIMGDASISAVAVVLAGQVQVDLSLKMLKAGKHVIQEKPASGSTMEAETALSVYNSFPNQFPYKPIWALAENYRFEPAFVESRKLMSDIGDMMNIQVIVEGSMNSSNPYFNSSWRRNFVGGFILDMGVHFIAGLRMMVGSEIATVSSISRHVDKALPPPDNICSLFQLENGCAGVFVFAVNSRTPKILWRVDGTRGTVQIERGIASGKHGYQVLFTNENGQCQTTFYPFCGVNEELKAFVHDIVQANKDGDHKAEPRSSYVEGARDVAVLEAMLESSAKQGTMVQVKKF; translated from the exons ATGGCGGGCGACGGGCTTCCCCGGATCGCGGTGGTCGGCGCCGGCATCTTCGCGCGCACCCAGTACATCCCAAGGCTCCGCGAGATCGCCCACCTCGTCCTCCTCAAGACCATCTGGAGCCGCACCAAG GAATCCGCGGAGGCCGCCGCGGAGCTCGCCCGGGACTTCGCGCCCGAGATCCAGCCCAGATGGGGCGACGCGGGCCTGGAGGAGATTATGGGAGACGCTTCcatctccgccgtcgccgtcgttctTGCTGGCCAAGTGCAG GTTGACCTCTCCTTAAAAATGCTCAAGGCAGGAAAGCATGTGATACAag AGAAACCTGCTTCTGGAT caacaatggaagcagaaacAGCATTGTCAGTTTACAATTCATTTCCAAACCAATTCCCATACAAACCAATTTGGGCTCTGGCAGAAAACTACAGATTTGAACCTGCATTTGTGGAG TCAAGGAAGTTGATGAGTGATATTGGTGATATGATGAACATCCAAGTTATTGTTGAAGGGTCAATGAATAGTTCAAATCCATACTTTAATAGCTCCTGGAGAAGAAATTTTGTG GGTGGCTTTATACTGGATATGGGTGTGCATTTCATAGCAGGACTAAGAATG ATGGTTGGTTCAGAAATAGCAACTGTATCGTCTATCTCCCGTCATGTGGATAAGGCTTTACCACCACCTGATAACATATGTTCTCTTTT CCAGCTAGAAAATGGATGCGCTGGGGTCTTTGTGTTTGCAGTCAACTCGAGAACACCCAAG ATATTATGGCGGGTGGATGGAACTAGAGGAACAGTGCAAATAGAACGTGGAATTGCTAGTGGGAAGCATGGGTACCAG GTTTTATTCACCAATGAAAATGGGCAGTGCCAGACGACATTTTATCCATTCTGTGGCGTGAATGAAGAACTGAAGGCTTTTGTTCATGACATTGTGCAGGCAAACAAA GATGGGGATCACAAGGCTGAACCCCGCAGTTCTTATGTTGAAGGCGCACGGGATGTCGCCGTTCTAGAAGCCATGCTTGAATCTAGTGCGAAGCAAGGAACCATGGTCCAAGTGAAGAAATTCTAA
- the LOC127784031 gene encoding transcription factor TGAL7 isoform X2, protein MGGSREEDRQHHNHLPSELPLGFRSSSPTTMIASSSMSKESSNYDMADFDQASLFLYLDSHDQQSIQEQRQTLNIFPSQPMHVADPAHEAKSAGVAMAMLPNGNQLQVLPSHPSKKPDQQGGQKINSSVPTNPPGPNLPLPNSAKDNKNSSLIKKEGSSSGKGATTSNDPEREGRRTLDPKTLRRLAQNREAARKSRLRKKAYIQQLESSRIRLSQLEQQVHVARVQGAMLGAGDQHQGLPSGPSAASLFDLEYGRWVEEHSKLIFQLRAALNEQMADNQLQVFVNGAMAQHDELLSLKGAIARGDIFHLLCGVWATPAERCFLWLGGFRPSEAIKVMLKQVEPLSEGQLMSIYELQQAAKGTEDALSHAMDGLQQSLSDTVAAPDVAAAGGFMGHMSLAMNKISAMEDIVRQADGLRQQTLHKLQHMLTIRQAARCFVAISDYFHRLRALSTLWVARPRPEEGPAM, encoded by the exons ATGGGGGGCTCCAGAGAGGAAGATCGTCAGCACCACAATCACCTCCCTTCTGAGCTCCCCCTCGGCTTCCGGAgctcctcaccgacgacgatgaTCGCCTCTTCCTCCAT GAGCAAGGAATCGAGCAACTACGACATGGCCGATTTCGATCAAGCTTCGCTTTTTCTCTACCTAGACAGTCATGATCaacaatccatccaagaacAACGAC AAACTCTGAACATCTTCCCTTCCCAGCCGATGCATGTAGCCGACCCAGCTCATGAAGCAAAG aGTGCTGGGGTAGCCATGGCCATGCTTCCCAATGGCAACCAGCTGCAGGTTCTTCCTTCTCATCCCAGCAAGAAGCCTGATCAGCAAGGTGGTCAAAAGATTAATTCCAGTGTCCCTACTAATCCACCTGGCCCTAATCTTCCCTTGCCTAACTCTGCCAAGGATAACAAGAATAGTAGCCTCATTAAG AAGGAAGGAAGCAGCAGTGGGAAGGGTGCAACAACATCCAATGATCcagaaagagaaggaaggaggacACTAGACCCTAAG ACACTGAGGAGGCTTGCACAGAATAGAGAGGCAGCAAGGAAAAGTAGGCTTAGGAAGAAG GCTTACATTCAGCAGTTGGAGTCAAGTAGGATTAGGCTAAGCCAGCTTGAACAACAAGTTCACGTGGCAAGAGTACAG GGTGCTATGCTGGGTGCTGGAGATCAGCACCAGGGCCTTCCTTCTGGCCCTTCAGCTG CATCGTTGTTTGACCTGGAGTATGGGAGATGGGTGGAGGAGCACAGCAAGCTGATATTCCAGCTGAGGGCAGCCCTGAACGAGCAGATGGCGGACAACCAGCTGCAGGTGTTCGTCAACGGCGCGATGGCGCAGCACGACGAGCTGCTGAGCCTCAAGGGCGCCATTGCCAGGGGTGACATCTTCCATCTCCTCTGTGGCGTCTGGGCTACCCCCGCCGAACGCTGCTTCCTTTGGCTCGGTGGATTTAGACCCTCTGAGGCCatcaag GTGATGCTTAAGCAGGTGGAGCCGTTGTCGGAGGGGCAGCTGATGAGCATCTACGAGCTCCAGCAAGCGGCGAAGGGGACGGAGGACGCCCTCAGCCACGCCATGGACGGCCTCCAGCAGTCGCTCTCCGACACCGTCGCCGCCCctgacgtcgccgccgccggcggcttcaTGGGGCACATGTCCCTCGCCATGAACAAGATCTCCGCTATGGAGGACATCGTCAGGCAG GCAGATGGCCTGAGGCAGCAGACCCTGCACAAGCTGCAGCATATGCTGACCATCCGGCAAGCCGCCCGGTGCTTCGTGGCAATCTCCGACTACTTCCACCGCCTACGCGCACTCAGCACACTATGGGTTGCGAGGCCGAGGCCGGAGGAGGGGCCGGCAATGTAG
- the LOC127784031 gene encoding transcription factor TGAL7 isoform X1: protein MGGSREEDRQHHNHLPSELPLGFRSSSPTTMIASSSMSKESSNYDMADFDQASLFLYLDSHDQQSIQEQRQTLNIFPSQPMHVADPAHEAKSAGVAMAMLPNGNQLQVLPSHPSKKPDQQGGQKINSSVPTNPPGPNLPLPNSAKDNKNSSLIKGPKKCGLQKEGSSSGKGATTSNDPEREGRRTLDPKTLRRLAQNREAARKSRLRKKAYIQQLESSRIRLSQLEQQVHVARVQGAMLGAGDQHQGLPSGPSAASLFDLEYGRWVEEHSKLIFQLRAALNEQMADNQLQVFVNGAMAQHDELLSLKGAIARGDIFHLLCGVWATPAERCFLWLGGFRPSEAIKVMLKQVEPLSEGQLMSIYELQQAAKGTEDALSHAMDGLQQSLSDTVAAPDVAAAGGFMGHMSLAMNKISAMEDIVRQADGLRQQTLHKLQHMLTIRQAARCFVAISDYFHRLRALSTLWVARPRPEEGPAM from the exons ATGGGGGGCTCCAGAGAGGAAGATCGTCAGCACCACAATCACCTCCCTTCTGAGCTCCCCCTCGGCTTCCGGAgctcctcaccgacgacgatgaTCGCCTCTTCCTCCAT GAGCAAGGAATCGAGCAACTACGACATGGCCGATTTCGATCAAGCTTCGCTTTTTCTCTACCTAGACAGTCATGATCaacaatccatccaagaacAACGAC AAACTCTGAACATCTTCCCTTCCCAGCCGATGCATGTAGCCGACCCAGCTCATGAAGCAAAG aGTGCTGGGGTAGCCATGGCCATGCTTCCCAATGGCAACCAGCTGCAGGTTCTTCCTTCTCATCCCAGCAAGAAGCCTGATCAGCAAGGTGGTCAAAAGATTAATTCCAGTGTCCCTACTAATCCACCTGGCCCTAATCTTCCCTTGCCTAACTCTGCCAAGGATAACAAGAATAGTAGCCTCATTAAG GGGCCAAAAAAATGTGGCTTGCAGAAGGAAGGAAGCAGCAGTGGGAAGGGTGCAACAACATCCAATGATCcagaaagagaaggaaggaggacACTAGACCCTAAG ACACTGAGGAGGCTTGCACAGAATAGAGAGGCAGCAAGGAAAAGTAGGCTTAGGAAGAAG GCTTACATTCAGCAGTTGGAGTCAAGTAGGATTAGGCTAAGCCAGCTTGAACAACAAGTTCACGTGGCAAGAGTACAG GGTGCTATGCTGGGTGCTGGAGATCAGCACCAGGGCCTTCCTTCTGGCCCTTCAGCTG CATCGTTGTTTGACCTGGAGTATGGGAGATGGGTGGAGGAGCACAGCAAGCTGATATTCCAGCTGAGGGCAGCCCTGAACGAGCAGATGGCGGACAACCAGCTGCAGGTGTTCGTCAACGGCGCGATGGCGCAGCACGACGAGCTGCTGAGCCTCAAGGGCGCCATTGCCAGGGGTGACATCTTCCATCTCCTCTGTGGCGTCTGGGCTACCCCCGCCGAACGCTGCTTCCTTTGGCTCGGTGGATTTAGACCCTCTGAGGCCatcaag GTGATGCTTAAGCAGGTGGAGCCGTTGTCGGAGGGGCAGCTGATGAGCATCTACGAGCTCCAGCAAGCGGCGAAGGGGACGGAGGACGCCCTCAGCCACGCCATGGACGGCCTCCAGCAGTCGCTCTCCGACACCGTCGCCGCCCctgacgtcgccgccgccggcggcttcaTGGGGCACATGTCCCTCGCCATGAACAAGATCTCCGCTATGGAGGACATCGTCAGGCAG GCAGATGGCCTGAGGCAGCAGACCCTGCACAAGCTGCAGCATATGCTGACCATCCGGCAAGCCGCCCGGTGCTTCGTGGCAATCTCCGACTACTTCCACCGCCTACGCGCACTCAGCACACTATGGGTTGCGAGGCCGAGGCCGGAGGAGGGGCCGGCAATGTAG
- the LOC127784031 gene encoding transcription factor TGAL7 isoform X3, protein MGGSREEDRQHHNHLPSELPLGFRSSSPTTMIASSSMSKESSNYDMADFDQASLFLYLDSHDQQSIQEQRQTLNIFPSQPMHVADPAHEAKSAGVAMAMLPNGNQLQVLPSHPSKKPDQQGGQKINSSVPTNPPGPNLPLPNSAKDNKNSSLIKGPKKCGLQKEGSSSGKGATTSNDPEREGRRTLDPKTLRRLAQNREAARKSRLRKKAYIQQLESSRIRLSQLEQQVHVARVQGAMLGAGDQHQGLPSGPSAASLFDLEYGRWVEEHSKLIFQLRAALNEQMADNQLQVFVNGAMAQHDELLSLKGAIARGDIFHLLCGVWATPAERCFLWLGGFRPSEAIKVMLKQVEPLSEGQLMSIYELQQAAKGTEDALSHAMDGLQQSLSDTVAAPDVAAAGGFMGHMSLAMNKISAMEDIVRQMA, encoded by the exons ATGGGGGGCTCCAGAGAGGAAGATCGTCAGCACCACAATCACCTCCCTTCTGAGCTCCCCCTCGGCTTCCGGAgctcctcaccgacgacgatgaTCGCCTCTTCCTCCAT GAGCAAGGAATCGAGCAACTACGACATGGCCGATTTCGATCAAGCTTCGCTTTTTCTCTACCTAGACAGTCATGATCaacaatccatccaagaacAACGAC AAACTCTGAACATCTTCCCTTCCCAGCCGATGCATGTAGCCGACCCAGCTCATGAAGCAAAG aGTGCTGGGGTAGCCATGGCCATGCTTCCCAATGGCAACCAGCTGCAGGTTCTTCCTTCTCATCCCAGCAAGAAGCCTGATCAGCAAGGTGGTCAAAAGATTAATTCCAGTGTCCCTACTAATCCACCTGGCCCTAATCTTCCCTTGCCTAACTCTGCCAAGGATAACAAGAATAGTAGCCTCATTAAG GGGCCAAAAAAATGTGGCTTGCAGAAGGAAGGAAGCAGCAGTGGGAAGGGTGCAACAACATCCAATGATCcagaaagagaaggaaggaggacACTAGACCCTAAG ACACTGAGGAGGCTTGCACAGAATAGAGAGGCAGCAAGGAAAAGTAGGCTTAGGAAGAAG GCTTACATTCAGCAGTTGGAGTCAAGTAGGATTAGGCTAAGCCAGCTTGAACAACAAGTTCACGTGGCAAGAGTACAG GGTGCTATGCTGGGTGCTGGAGATCAGCACCAGGGCCTTCCTTCTGGCCCTTCAGCTG CATCGTTGTTTGACCTGGAGTATGGGAGATGGGTGGAGGAGCACAGCAAGCTGATATTCCAGCTGAGGGCAGCCCTGAACGAGCAGATGGCGGACAACCAGCTGCAGGTGTTCGTCAACGGCGCGATGGCGCAGCACGACGAGCTGCTGAGCCTCAAGGGCGCCATTGCCAGGGGTGACATCTTCCATCTCCTCTGTGGCGTCTGGGCTACCCCCGCCGAACGCTGCTTCCTTTGGCTCGGTGGATTTAGACCCTCTGAGGCCatcaag GTGATGCTTAAGCAGGTGGAGCCGTTGTCGGAGGGGCAGCTGATGAGCATCTACGAGCTCCAGCAAGCGGCGAAGGGGACGGAGGACGCCCTCAGCCACGCCATGGACGGCCTCCAGCAGTCGCTCTCCGACACCGTCGCCGCCCctgacgtcgccgccgccggcggcttcaTGGGGCACATGTCCCTCGCCATGAACAAGATCTCCGCTATGGAGGACATCGTCAGGCAG ATGGCCTGA
- the LOC127784031 gene encoding transcription factor TGAL7 isoform X4 → MHVADPAHEAKSAGVAMAMLPNGNQLQVLPSHPSKKPDQQGGQKINSSVPTNPPGPNLPLPNSAKDNKNSSLIKGPKKCGLQKEGSSSGKGATTSNDPEREGRRTLDPKTLRRLAQNREAARKSRLRKKAYIQQLESSRIRLSQLEQQVHVARVQGAMLGAGDQHQGLPSGPSAASLFDLEYGRWVEEHSKLIFQLRAALNEQMADNQLQVFVNGAMAQHDELLSLKGAIARGDIFHLLCGVWATPAERCFLWLGGFRPSEAIKVMLKQVEPLSEGQLMSIYELQQAAKGTEDALSHAMDGLQQSLSDTVAAPDVAAAGGFMGHMSLAMNKISAMEDIVRQADGLRQQTLHKLQHMLTIRQAARCFVAISDYFHRLRALSTLWVARPRPEEGPAM, encoded by the exons ATGCATGTAGCCGACCCAGCTCATGAAGCAAAG aGTGCTGGGGTAGCCATGGCCATGCTTCCCAATGGCAACCAGCTGCAGGTTCTTCCTTCTCATCCCAGCAAGAAGCCTGATCAGCAAGGTGGTCAAAAGATTAATTCCAGTGTCCCTACTAATCCACCTGGCCCTAATCTTCCCTTGCCTAACTCTGCCAAGGATAACAAGAATAGTAGCCTCATTAAG GGGCCAAAAAAATGTGGCTTGCAGAAGGAAGGAAGCAGCAGTGGGAAGGGTGCAACAACATCCAATGATCcagaaagagaaggaaggaggacACTAGACCCTAAG ACACTGAGGAGGCTTGCACAGAATAGAGAGGCAGCAAGGAAAAGTAGGCTTAGGAAGAAG GCTTACATTCAGCAGTTGGAGTCAAGTAGGATTAGGCTAAGCCAGCTTGAACAACAAGTTCACGTGGCAAGAGTACAG GGTGCTATGCTGGGTGCTGGAGATCAGCACCAGGGCCTTCCTTCTGGCCCTTCAGCTG CATCGTTGTTTGACCTGGAGTATGGGAGATGGGTGGAGGAGCACAGCAAGCTGATATTCCAGCTGAGGGCAGCCCTGAACGAGCAGATGGCGGACAACCAGCTGCAGGTGTTCGTCAACGGCGCGATGGCGCAGCACGACGAGCTGCTGAGCCTCAAGGGCGCCATTGCCAGGGGTGACATCTTCCATCTCCTCTGTGGCGTCTGGGCTACCCCCGCCGAACGCTGCTTCCTTTGGCTCGGTGGATTTAGACCCTCTGAGGCCatcaag GTGATGCTTAAGCAGGTGGAGCCGTTGTCGGAGGGGCAGCTGATGAGCATCTACGAGCTCCAGCAAGCGGCGAAGGGGACGGAGGACGCCCTCAGCCACGCCATGGACGGCCTCCAGCAGTCGCTCTCCGACACCGTCGCCGCCCctgacgtcgccgccgccggcggcttcaTGGGGCACATGTCCCTCGCCATGAACAAGATCTCCGCTATGGAGGACATCGTCAGGCAG GCAGATGGCCTGAGGCAGCAGACCCTGCACAAGCTGCAGCATATGCTGACCATCCGGCAAGCCGCCCGGTGCTTCGTGGCAATCTCCGACTACTTCCACCGCCTACGCGCACTCAGCACACTATGGGTTGCGAGGCCGAGGCCGGAGGAGGGGCCGGCAATGTAG